AGGACGACGGCACCCGGGAGGACGGCGGCACTCCGGAGGGCGACGGCACCTCGGCCGAGGACGGCACCCCGTCGGAACCGGAGCGCCCCCGCCGGGCCCGGCGGGCACCTGACCCCGAGCGCAAGGCGCGCACCCGGATGCCCCCTGCCGAACGTCGCCGCCAGCTCCTCGGCATCGGACTGCGCAAGCTGGTGGAGCGGCCGATCCACGAGCTCTCCATCGACGAGGTGGCCCAGGAGGCGGGCATCTCCCGGGGCCTGCTCTTCCACCACTTCCCGACCAAGACCGCCTACTACGACGAGGTGGTCGCCGCGGCGGCCCGGCGCGTACTGCGCAACACCGCACCCGACGAGGGCCTGGCCGCGGCCCCCGCGCTGCGCCAGTCCGTGGAGCGCTTCTTCGCGCAGATCGAGCGCCGCCGGGACTTCTATCTGGCCCTGGTCTTCGGCCAGGGCGCGGTCTCCCTCGGCGGCGAGCGGGTGGAGAGCCTGCGCGCCACGATCGCCCGGCGTGCGCTCGGCATCCTCGGCCTGGACGAGGGGTCCCTGCCGGTGGCCCACGCCTGGGCCGCCTACACCGAGGACCGCGCCCTGCAGTGGTCCGGCCGCCCGGCCCCCGAACGGGACGCGGCCAGGGACGCCGAGGTGACCCACTGCGTGGACGCCCTGCACGCACTGCTCGCGCTGAAGATGCCGTCGGCGGAGGAAAACTGAGGGGCGGGAGCCGCTGGCCGGTGGCCGGTGGCCGCCGGGGCATTAGCATGCCTGCTGGTGCGGGAACACCCCGGCCCGACGGCCGAACAGCCTTGCTGCCAACGCGAACAGCCTTGCTGGGAGCGCGAACAGCCTTGCTGCGAACGCCGGTCGGTCACACGGACGCGCGGGGTCGCGGCGGAGAGGCGTGCACGGGATGGGGTTCGACTCGGACCTGCCACAGCGGATCGGCGGGTACGCCGTGGAACGCAAGCTGGGCGCCGGTGGCATGGGAACGGTGTATCTGGCCCGCTCCCCGGGCGGCCGCGCGGTGGCCGTCAAAGTGGCACGCTCCGATCTGGCCGGTGACCCGCACTTCCGTGCCCGGTTCCGTGCCGAGATCGAGGCGGCCCGCAAGGTGGGCGGCTTCCACACCGCCCCCGTCGTCGACGCCGACCCCGACGCGGACGCCCCCTGGCTGGCCACCGCGTACATCCCCGGCCCCACCCTGTCCGGCCTGCTCGCCGGCCAGGGGCCGATGGACGAGGACCGGCTGCGGCAGCTGGGCGCTGCCCTGGCGGAGGCCCTTCAGGCCATCCACGCCTGCGGGCTCGTCCACCGCGACCTGAAGCCCGGCAACATCATCATGGCCGAGGACGGACCACGGGTCCTCGACTTCGGCATCGCCCGAGCCGTGGAGTCCACCCGGATCACCTCCACCGGCACCACCTTCGGCACCCCCGGATACCTGGCCCCCGAACAGGCCCAGGGCAGTGAAGTCAGCGGCGCCGCCGATGTGTTCGCCCTCGGCGCGGTACTCGTCTCGGCAGCGGGCGGCAGCGCCTTCGGCACCGGCGCCCCCATGGGCCTGATGTACCGCTCGGTGCACGAACCCGCGGATCTGTCGGCGGTGCCGGAGGCCCTGCGCCCGCTTGTCGCCGCCTGCCTGTCCAAGGACCCGGGCGCGCGGCCTACGCCGGACCGGTTGCTGCGGCTGCTGTTGCCGGGCGGGGACTCGCACGAGGCGACTGTGGTGGTACGCGGGGCACCGGGGGCGGTCGCGGGTGTGGGGGCGGTTACGCCTCCGGGGTCGGGGGCCACGAACGGTCCGGGGGGCAGCGGTACGGGAGGCCGTACAGACGGCGGCGGTACGGACGCCCCTGACGCCGCCCGCACCCCGACCCCCGTCCTTGGCGACACGGACCCCAACAGCAACGCACCCACCGTCGGTCCCGGCCTCGCGGACAGCCCACCGGCCTGGGCGGAGCACCGCGACGCCACCCCCGTCCCGCCGACCGCGCCGCCGCCCGGTGAGCAGCGCGGGCGGCGGCCCGGACGGTCGATCGCCATGGCCCTCGCGGCAGCCGCCGCCACGGGCGCGCTGATCGGGGGCGCGGTGTACCTCACGCAGCAGGACGGGGGAAATGACAATCCGTCCGCCTCGTCCCCGAAGCCCCCATCGGCTTCGGTGCCTTCGTCGAACTCGTCTGACTCGTCCGACTCATCTGAGTCACCGGGCTCATCGGGCTCATCGGATGCGTCGCCCTCGTCGCCGTCATCGGCCGCTCAGGAGCCGGGAGCACAGGGCAAGGTCACGGTTCAAGTCAGCGGCGCGGAACAGCAGAGCTGGGTGTCCGCCAAGAACTCCGCGGGCCGGATGCTCTTCGACGGGCTTCTCGGGCAGGGCGAGACCAAGACCTTCACGGACACGAAGGCGGTCAACCTGGTCCTCGGCGACGCGAGCGCCGTACGACTCGTCGTCAACGGCAAAGAGGTACCGAACGAGTTCACGCCCGGGCAGGTGGAGCGCCTGGTGTTCACGAAGGAGGACTAGCGACCTGAGTCGGAGACTCGTCGGCAGTGGGCGGCGAATCTCCGACCCAGGCCACTGAGCCGTTTCCTTCGAACCCAGCACGGCCGATCCGACGAGTGCCGCCCCAGCAGGCGGGCAGCCAGGCCCAGTTCGCCGCCGCTCGGTGCAGCCACCGGCATCGGCACGGCCACAACCCTGCGTCGGCATTTCAACCGGACAGTCGGGTGCCTCCGGATGCCTGTCGCCGGGCTTTTCGGGTGCGGCCTGCGCCAGGCACCTGACAGCCCGACAGAAAATGCCCCCTTGTCCACTCTTGTCCCAGGCATCTTGAGCACACATGATGGTCTAGACCAGAAGCTCTTGCTGTGCAGCTCTCGCCCTCCGACTCGACCTTCCAATGGCGCGGGCTGCCACAGGGCACACAAATCGGGGAACCCTTTGATGCGCCGTGAGTACGACTGCGTTCATTCCGGGTCATGGTGTGGAAAGTTGAAAGTGAAAAAGCGAATTGTTCAGGCGTCAGGCGCGTCCCTGGCAGCTCTACTTGTTTCGATAGGGCTCGCCGGAACCGCGATCGCGGCACCCGGTTCCGAAGCAGACCCAATCGACTCGACTCCCTCGGACGGCACAGGCGTGCACACTGCCCCGCCGGAAGAACCCACGGAAGAGCTCGTCGACGTGACGGACCCGGCCTCGGAACCTGATACCGGTCCGACTCCGGAGGCCGGGAACTCGAATCTTCCACCCAAGGAGGACTGTGGGCGGCCGTCCCGGATCTATACACCGGACAAGAAGGGGCGCAGCTATCACAAGGGAGTCGGTGCGACGCTCTCGAATACGAATCGCACCTCTCGGACTCTCAAGTCCACCTTTACGTCCGAAGTATCAGGGGAGGTGGGCGTCAGCGTCAGCGCGGGACTCACTACCAAGGTCGACTTCATGATCGCCGAGATTGAGGCGAAATGGGATGTTGAACTGTCCGCCAAGATAACCGCCAAGATGGGCGTCAATGTCATGGTGGACACACCGCCCAAGAAGACGACCAACGCCAAGTACGGCGTCTACCGCCTCAAGGTGACAGGCACCAGCTATCAGCATTACGGCTTCTGTCGCTACTCACCGAAGAAGACGGTCACCAGCTACACGCCTTACAAGGTGGGTTGGTACGTATGGGAAGAGTAAGCCGGAGGGGCCAGTTCGGTGCACGAGCGGCCATGACCGTGATCGGCGTGCTCTCATTCGGTCTCCTTCTCAGCGGATGCACGGAGGCAGCCACCGATGACCAGGCCGAACCGCATACGCTTCCTGAGAAGACGCGGCCATCAGGCAGGGCGGAAGAGGTGCCAGGGGAATCGGTGACCCGGGCCCCGAAGCTCGTGGAGGGGACGGCTCTCGCCGAAGTCGCTTCGGCGCGTGGGAACGGGAGTGTCGACCTCAACGGCAAGGTGGGCAAAGGACCTTTGACGCTCATGGTCAACTGCGAGGGAAAGGGAACCCTCAAGGTGGAAGTGAAACCCGTAGAGGTGCGGTTCCCTCTCGAATGCGTCGAGGGAGAGGTCAGCAGCACGATGAATCAGGTCGTTCTCAAAAGAGAGCGGTCCGACGGCTGGGTGAGCGTCACCGCACCGTCTTCGGTGCGCTGGGCGCTCACCGTGGGGAAATGAGTCGCCGTGCCGTCGGTGAATGAGCTGCAGCGTGTGCAGACGAGCATGAGAACAGCCCAAGAGGTGCAAGCCGAGAGCAGGAGGGGCCGTTTCGAAGCCGACGGACGCAGAGCGGGCCCGTTTCAGGGCCCGCTCTGCGCCGAGGCCGGAGAACACTATGGCGCTTACCCGGGGCATCCGTTGGACCGCCGGAGAGACAGCCCGGGTTCACCGCCCGTCCTCATGCGAACGATGGTCCTGCCATCGCCGGTAGATCGGTTCCGTAGCCGACTGGTGGCGGATGCAAGTGGAGAGGCAGCGCCGCCCGTCACTCCGGCCGGGCGGCGCTCCTTGCTCTCCGTGTCCGCCCGCCGTCAGTCCGTCCGCTCGATGCGCCAGCGCTGGACGGCGGCGCCTCCGGGGATGTTCTGCACCGCCTTCGCCCCGCTCGCCGTCGAGGCCTTGTCGACGTCCAGTTTGCTGCCGGTGGCGCGCGAGGTCAGCGTGTACGCGCCGTTGTCCGAGAGGGCGATCTGCCACTGCTGGCCGGTCCCGCCGTTGCCCTGCCAGAGGTGCAACGGGGTACCGGGGACCGGAGTGTTGCCCGGCACGTCGAGGACCTTGCCGCTGGCCGCACCGGTCACGGTGTAGTAGCCGTCACCGGCCGGGGTGAGCCGCCACCGTTGGTTGGCGCCGCCGTTGTCGTCCCACTGCACCACGGGCGTGCCGTCAGCGGTGCCGCCGCCGGAGGCGTCGAGCACCTTTCCGGTGTGCGCGTTGACCAGCTTGTACGTACCCTCCGGCAGCGCGGCCGACCGCCCCGGCTGGACGGAGAAATCGGCGTACTGCGCGGTGGTCCAGCCGCCGGTGCCGATGCCGGTCATGCCGCCCGCGTACGAGGTGTCCCGTACCGTGGTGAGTTTCTTGCCGTCGATGCGCACCGTGATCTCGGAGCCCTCGAAGGTCAGGGCGAGGCGGTGCCAGGTCCCGGTGCCCGGGGCCGTGACCTTTCCGCTCGCCAGGGTGGTGAACTTCCAGTCCTTGTCGGTCTTCAGGAGCGACCAGGCGCCGTCCTGGCCGAGGCGCAGGTGGTAGGCGTCCAGGCCGTTGTTGTTGCGGTTCTGGGTGCTCACGCGCCCGAGGATCTCCGCCTGCCCCTCCTCCTCGAGCAACACCCGTGCGGAAGCGGTGTAGTTGGACCAGCTCAGGTCACCCATCAGCGCGTACGGCTGGTGCCCGGGTTCGTCGGTCCACCGGATCGGGACCTGGGGAGCCATCTGCCGCAGACAGTTGCCGTCCCGGCCGCCGCCGCAGGGAGCCGACTCGAAGGCGCCGTTCATGGAGGCGAAGTACTTGGCCTCCCGGCCCACCGGGTAGTCCGCGAAGCTGTCCTTGTACGGCAGTCGCAGCGGGCTGCGCTCCGGACCGGTCGCGGTGGCCGCGCCCTGGCCGGTCGTGGTGGTGACGGTGTAGACGTGTCCGGGCTTCAGGGTGAGCCGGTACGTGCCGTCGACCGCGGTCAGGTCGCCCGCCGAAGTCATGCGCGGGTGGGCTGAGTTCAGGTCGGTGGACCAGACGTGCAGCGTGCCGCCGGGCAGTCCGCCCGCCGTCTTGAGGGTGACCTCCTGCTCGGCGGTGGCCTGCGTGGTCTCCAGGACGGTGCTCCAGGCGCTCTTGTCCGGGGCTGCGTAGCTGACGTAGCTGCCGTTCTCGCGCGCGCCGCCCAGGTAACCGCCCGCGGTGTCCAGGTACTTCCAGCCCCGGGCGGTGAACTGCGTGGTCTGCGCGGTGACCCAGGTGCTGCGGCCCACCCGGTAGGCACCCGACCAGGGCTGGTCGGCGACCACCATGCCCACCGTGTTGAAGTACTGGTTCGGATAGAGCGCCGCCACCAGCGGCCAGTGCATGAAGGACGTCATACGGCCGTCCAGATAGCCGCGGTTGATCCCGCGCGCCATCGCCGCGGCACCCGTCTCGGTGTCCTTGGAACCGTTCTCGCTCGCCCAGAGCGGCTTGCCGATGGCCACGGCGTCCGCACTGCTCGGGCAGCTGGTCATCTCACTGAGATATCCACAGGGATAGTGCGAACCGACCACGTCGATCGCCTTGTTCAGCTCCGGGTCCTTGCCCATGGCGGTGGCCACGTCCCAGCCGGCCGAGTCGTCGGCGACGATCTTCACCTTGTCGTAGCCCTTGGCGTCCAGGTCGGCGCGCAGCTTCTTGTACCAACCGGCGTCGTACCCGCGCTCGTTCCAGCCACCGAGGTAGTCGATGGTCAGTCCGTGCCGCTCGGCGCAACCCAGCCAGCGCACCAGGTAGTCGATCATGTCCTGGGACCAGAAGTTGCCGTCGCCGATCCAGCCGGGAGCGCCCCAGGACAGCGCGGCCAGCCCGATCCGCGGATTGCGCTGCTTGGCCTGCTTCATCAGCCACCATTCGTAGCCGTTGTCGCAGTTGACGGTTCCCCGCTCGTGCTCGATGGAGGACTCGGAGCCGTCGGTGGAGTTGGTGTCGCCGCCGATCTCGACCTTCAGCGTCTGGAGCGCCGCGCCCTGCCCCGGCTTGAAGAGGTAGTCGAGTATCCGGGCCCGCTGCGGCTCCGGATAGTCGACCAGCAGCCGCGAGTTGCCCCCGCCGCCGCTGATGGCGCCGATGCCGTCGAAGGTCCGGCCCGGGCTCGCGCCGTCCACGGTGATCGCCGTCGGGGCGGGCGGGGCCGCTGCCGCCGTCCGGTTGTCGAGTCCGGCGAGGAGGGGAACGCAGAGCAGGAAGGCCAGTAACAGCGCCACTCCGGGGACTCGGGGGGATCTGTCTCGGGGAGATCTGTAGCGGGCCGGGGCACGGGTGGGGTCCAAGCGCATACGGTCATCGCCTCCAGCGCTGAGTGAGAGGTGAACGTCGCTCAGCTTGACCGGGGCGGTTGAGTGAAGGCATGGACGCGCAGTGCGATCACTTGGACTTTTCACTCGGCCGACACCGTCGGTCCCGGCCTGTACAGGACGAGTTCACGCCCGGGCGGGTGGAGCGTCCGGTGTTCACGAAGGAGGACCAGGGATCAGGCGGGCCCTCCTCGACGTACCCACCGTGACCGCCTGTGAGAGTGTGCATGTCTGACATACGAAGGCTGCCTGCGGGAGGCCGGAGGAACCCGGGGCTGGTGGGAGCCGTGAAGCGCCACCACCCACGAGGTCCCGACCCGTCCTCCTCGGCGCCGCTGATGGGTACCGTTCGGAAGGATGTAGCCGATGGCTAGGGCAAGTGCACGTCACATTTTGGTCGCCAGTGAGGACAAGGCGTCCGAGCTCAAGACGCAGATCGAGGCCGGAGCGGACTTCGCCGAGGTCGCCAGGGCGAACTCCACCTGTCCCTCCTCGCGCCAGGGTGGTGACCTCGGCACGTTCAGCCCGGGACAGATGGTCCGCGAGTTCGACCAGGTCGTCTTCTCCGCCCCGGTCGGCACCGTCCAGGGGCCGGTGAAGACCCAGTTCGGCTTCCACCTCATCGAGGTCTCCCACCGCGAGGACTGACGCGAGGGGGCCGGGCCGCGTCTCGAACGTGGCCGGGTCATGAGGCGCGTGAGCGGGCCCGGTCGGTGCGAATGCGCCGACCGGGCCCGCCTGCTACGGCGCCGGAACACCAACTGTGCTACCGCGCCAAGAGGTTGAGGATCAGGCCGGTTCCAGGCCCGGGTTGCCCGCCTCGGTGACGAAGGAGCCCGAGGTGGTGAGCGGGGCTCCGGGGGTGGTGACGTGGGTGACCGTCTTGAAGTCGGCGCGGGCCTGGTCTGCGCCGTACTGGACCGTCACGTAGCCGCGACGCCCGTGGTAGAACTTCATGTGCGGGTTGGCCTGCATGTACGTGTCCCAGTTCGACGGCTTGTCCTCGCCGTCCTTGCCGCTGGCGATCGAGGTCGTGACGATCTCGGTGCCGACGGTCTTCGCGTCCGGGTCGCCGGGCTTCTCCTTGATGTCGAGCGCGTAGCTCTTGTGCACATCGCCGGTGAGGACCATCAGGTTCTCCACTCCGGCGGAGGCGGCACCGGCGAGCACACGGTCGCGGGAGGCCGCGTAGCCGTCCCAGGCGTCCATGCTCAGCTTCGCCTCGGCGTTGAGGTCCAGGCGACGCTCGGCGAACATGACCTGCTGCGGGACGACGTTCCACAGTGCGTCGGACTTGTTCCAGCCGTCGATCAGCCAGCGCTCCTGGGTGGCCCCGGTGATGGTGCGCTTGGGGTCGGTGGACTCCGGTCCGGGCACGTGGGCGGTGTCGCCGTAGGCCTGGTCGGAGCGGTACTGGCGGGTGTCGAGCACGTCGAACTGCGCCAGGCGGCCCCACTTGAGGCGGCGGTAGAGCTGCAGGTCGATACCGCTCGGCTGCTGGGCGGCGCGCAGCGGCTGGTTCTCCCAGTACGCGCGGTACGCGGCCGCGCGGCGGACCAGGAACGGGTCCACCGGCTGGTCCTTCTCCGGGATCTCGTCCGCGTAGTTGTTCTCGGTCTCGTGGTCGTCCCAGGTCACGACGAACGGGTGCGCGGCGTGCGCGGCACGCAGGTCCGGGTCGGACTTGTAGAGGGCGTACCGCAGCCGGTAGTCCTCCAGGGTCACCGTCTCGCGGTTGAACAGAGCGGGCAGCGGGGTGCTGAGGTTGCGGACGCCGCCGGCCGCGTTGACCGCGTACTCGTAGAGGTAGTCGCCGAGGTGGAAGACGACGTCCACGTCGTCGGCGGCCAGGTGCTTGTACGGGGTGAAGTAACCGTCGTGGAAGGCCTGGCAGGAGACGGCGGCGATGGTCAGCCCGGAGACGGCGGCGGCGGTGGCCGGGGCGGTACGGGTACGGCCCGTCTCGCTGATCCAACTGCCGGTGCGGAAGCGGTAGTAGAACACCCGGTCGGCGTCGAGGCCCTTCACGTCCACGCGCGCGGAGTGGTGGAACTCCGGGTGCGCGGTCACCGAACCGCGGCGCACGATCCTGGTGAACTTCTCGTCGCTCGCGAGCTCCCACGCGACCGTGATGCGCTCGGCGGGCAGACCGCTGTCGGCCTGGAAGGGCTTGGGGGCGAGCCGGGTCCACAGCAGCACGGAGTCGGGCAGCGGGTCACCGGAGGCGACACCGAGGGTGAACGGGTTCTCGGCGAGCTTGCGAGCGTCGTACTCGCGGGCGCTTGCGGCACCGGCCAGCGGGATGTTGGTGGCGAAGGCCAGCGCGGCGGCGGCGCCGGTCACGGTGAGGAAGCGACGGCGCCCGACGTGACGGGCGGCCTCGACGAACTCGGGAGTGTGCTGCGAAGGCGGAGTGTGACTGCTTGCGGGTGTCATCTGGCTCTCCCCTGACGATTACGGTCAGGGGCATTCGAATCGCGCAGTGCGGCCAGCGACTGTCACGTACAGAACAAACCGATGTCGGCGGAATGAGTTCCACATGGACCGGCGAGGAGTACGCGCCTTCGCGGTGAACTGACGGCAAACCCGGGCCGGGGCAAGGGAGTTGGAGGCTCGTCGGGATCTTTGCCCGGGACTTTGCCGGGGGCTGCGGCGGGGACTGCGGCGGGATGTTCGCGGGGTCCTCGCCGGGGGACTCCCGCCGCCCTACGGAGGCCTCGGAGGGCGGGCCGAGGGATGCCCCGCACGTCTCAGACGGCGACCCCGGACACGGCGGTCACAGCAACGGAGCTCTCCACAAACGGAATATGCCGGATCGCTTCACCTTGCGAGGTGGAAGCCTTATGCTCAACTCCCCCTCCATCGAAGCTTCACAATCGGAGCACGGTGGTGTGCGGCGGCGACACAACCGGGGAACGGGCGGCGCTACACCGTCCGGAAACCTTCCGGGGACTCCAACTCCGCCCCGCCACCGGCCCGTTCACCGGCCATCTTCTGGGGGGGGGAGCGGGCGGCCGCCCCGCGGCGATCCCTGGGGGCTTCCGTGCGCTGGGGGGCCACGGACGCCACGACCGCGGGAGCGGCCGCCCGCCGCACGACCAGCACGGAGAGCAACAGCCGGGCGGCCGCAGGGAGTTGGGCGGCAGCCGAGGAGAGGGATGCCGGGACTGCCGGGCCTTCGGCCCTCGTCCGTCCCCCGCCCTCCGTCCTCCGCCCTCCGCTCCCCGTCCGCCGCTCTCCGTCCGCCGCTCTCCGTCAGGCCTGACCGGTCTCGAAGTGTGTGATCTTGCCGTCGTCGACGGAGAAGGTCCACTTGGTGCGCATCTCGCCCCAGGTGTCGTTGCGGTAGTCGGCCACCAGGGCGCGGCCTCCCGCGGATTCGCTGGCCACGTCCATGTGCCCGTGCGAGGAGAAGATCTCCCGTTCCGTCCAGTCGGCGAGGTCACGCTCACTGCCGTCGTCGGCCATGGTCGCGCCGGGCGCGAGTGTGGCCTCGAACGCCTTACGGTCGTGCGCGTTCACCGCCGTCACGAAGGCACGGACGGTGGGGTCACTGAGTCTGGTCACCTGAATCGGCAAGGTACTTCCGCTCCTTCGGCGGCGGACCGGTGCCGGTCCGCCCGGTTGGTTCGCCCGGTTGGTTCGTACGGGACGCGTACGGGCTCGTACGAGAGGTCCCGTACCGAGGTCTCGCACGGGCACGTACCGAGGTCTCGTACGGGAGGCGTCCCGTACCGGACGGCACACGCGAGGGGTCCGACCGGGCCAGATTCGCACCGGCCCCAGGGCGGTGCCACGCGAGCGGGGCCGAGGGGGTTGCCCGGGCGGCGGGCGCCGGAGTGCCGTGGCCACTCGATCGGACGGTGCGAAAGACCTGCTCGGGGCCGGTCGGTGCGAGGGTGGAAGGCGTCCGCGACCTCGCCAGCCGGGAGTGCCGTCATCGTGACCTGCTACGACCGTAAAGACATGGGCCTGCTCCTGTTGCGCCTCGGCGCGGGAGGCATCCTCGCCGCACACGGCTCGCAGAAGCTCTTCGGCTGGTTCGGGGGCGGCGGCATCGAAGGCACCAGCAGCTTCATGGAGTCCGTCGGCTACTCCCCCGGCAAGGCGAGCGCCGTGGCCGCGGGCGTGGGCGAGCTGGGCAGCGGCGCACTGCTCGCCCTGGGCCTGGCGACCCCGGCCGCCGGTGGCGCGGCGATGGGCACCATGGCCGGTGCCTCCGCCGTGCTCGCACCCAAGGGCTTCTGGTCGCAGTCCGGCGGCTACGAGTACCCGCTGACCCTCGGCCTCATCGGTACCACCCTCGCCGTCATGGGCCCGGGCAGGCTCTCCCTGGACGACGCGCTGCGGCACAAGCTCAACCGCGGCTGGATGGTCCCGGCCGCGCTCGGCGCCGCGGCCGCGGCGGCCTCGGTCGTGGTGTGCTCGCGCGGGGCGGGCAGGTCCGCCGACGAGGGCGACGACGGGGACGGGGATGTTGCCGTCGGCGAGGGCGGGAACGGCTTCGGGGAGCTGGCCTCCGACGATTAGTCGGGCAGGTGCACGGACGGCCGGGCCGCCTCCCCCTGTCCGAGCGGTGTGGCAGGCTCCGCGCATGGATCACGGTCAGTTCCCCGTACAGCAAGGCGAGTTGTCGAGCGAGCCGTCGAGCGAGTTGTCGGCCGAGACGCTGTGGGCAACCATCGAGGAGTTGCACGACTGGCTCGACGGCAACCGCACCCTGCCACCGTCGGAGACCGTCCTGCTGCGGGTGCTCAAGCTCTCCGAAGAGGTGGGCGAGGTGGCCCAGGCCGTCATTGGGGCAACCGGCCAGAACCCTCGCAAGGGCGCCTCCCACACCTGGTCCGACGTACAGGCCGAACTGTGCGACGTCATCATCACGGCGATGGTGACCCTGCGCACGCTGACCCCCGAAGCCCGCGAGGTCTTCGCGGGCCACGTCGACCGGGTGGCGCAACGCTCGCGGGCGGCGCGGGGGCCCGGGGCGGGGGACGAGGCCTGAGGCCAGGGGCGGTTCGGGACCAGGCGGCGCGCGGCGGGAGTGGGAGCGGACACGGTGCCCACTGCCCCTCTGGCGTGCAGGCGTCTCCTTGACCTGAAGTGCGATTGAGCTTTTAGCGTGTTCTCAAGTTGATCACCTGGCGGCGGGAGAAGGCGCTCATGATCCTCGTGACCGGAGCCACAGGAAACATAGGAAGTGCACTACTGGGGGAGTTGCACGCATGCGGCGCGGGGCCGCTGAGGGGGTTCACTCGCGACGCCTCGCGGGCGGCGTTCCCCGCAGAGGTCGAGGCCGTCGAGGGTGACTTCGCGGTGCCGGAGTCGTTGAAAGCCGCTCTGGGCGGGGTGCGCTCGCTGTTTCTGTTGTCGCGTGTGGGCCCGGACGCGGAGAGCCTCGCGGCAGCCCGTCGGGCGGGTGTGGAGCACGTGGTGCTGGTGTCGTCCATTACCGTCCAGACCCATCCGCATCTGGGCCCCGCCGACGAGAACCTGACGGTCGAGCGGCTGCTCAAAGACAGTGGCATGGCCTGGACGATTCTGCGGCCGACGCAGTTCGCCTCGAATGCTCTGATGTGGGCGGCGTCGATCCGCGACCGTGAGACGGTCCGCGCGCCGTATGCGGACACGGGGCTGCCCACGATCCACCCCGCGGACATCGCGTCGGTGGCGCGGGTTGCGCTGACCGAGCCCGGCCACCCGGGGCGGACATATGCCCTGACCGGTCCGGAGCCGGTGACAGCCCGGCAGCAGGTCGACGCCATCGCGGCAGCCGTCAGGCGAGAGGTGCCCTTCATCGAGATCAGCCGACAGGAGGCCCGTGCCCAGATGGTCGCGGTCTTCGGGCACGAGGCAGCGGATGCGGTGCTCGACGTCACGGGCGGAGACGTCAATGACGAGTTGCTCGCGGTGCGCGACACGGTTTCACAGGTCACCGGCTCGCCGGGCAGACCGTTCCGGCAGTGGGTTGCGGAGAATGCCGACATCTTCCGCTGAGACGCCTTCGCATCGCATCACCACGCAGGGCGGGAGCCCTCCGGACTACCTCGCCCCGCACGGCGCGACCCATGTGGCCGAGCGCTACGTCCGTTCCGGCAAGTACGTCACGTCGGCCGGGGTTTCGGCGGGTATCGACATGGCCCTGTACCTCTCGCAGCAGATCGCGGGCGAACAGGTCGCGGGGGCCCTTCAGTTGGCGGTCGAGTACGACCCGAAGCCGCCCTTCGACACCGGCAGCCCGGAGAAGGTAGGACCCGAACTCCGGGAACTGGCACTGCGGTTGCTCGCCGAGTCCGCGGAGTAGACAGCCACACAGGCCGCGCCCGGAGGGGCCGGCAAAGGCGGCCGCCGCACAGGGGACGGCGGCCGCCCTCGCCCGCGCGGCCGAGAATGCACTGTGCGGGACAGGGACTGAGGCATATTCTCTTCACATGTCCTCCACCTCCGCCGCTTCCCCGTCAACCGGGAAAGCACGCTCCGCAGATGTCGTGAACGAGGAGATACGCGCCCTGTGGCTGCGCGCCGGTGGGAAGTTGACGGTCGAACAGCGCCGTGAGTACGAGGCCCTGGTGACGGAATGGGCGCAAGCGGTACGTGGGGGAATCGTGGAGGCGGCCTGAGCCCCTCCGGCACCACGACCGGCGC
This is a stretch of genomic DNA from Streptomyces sp. NA04227. It encodes these proteins:
- a CDS encoding alkaline phosphatase, translated to MTPASSHTPPSQHTPEFVEAARHVGRRRFLTVTGAAAALAFATNIPLAGAASAREYDARKLAENPFTLGVASGDPLPDSVLLWTRLAPKPFQADSGLPAERITVAWELASDEKFTRIVRRGSVTAHPEFHHSARVDVKGLDADRVFYYRFRTGSWISETGRTRTAPATAAAVSGLTIAAVSCQAFHDGYFTPYKHLAADDVDVVFHLGDYLYEYAVNAAGGVRNLSTPLPALFNRETVTLEDYRLRYALYKSDPDLRAAHAAHPFVVTWDDHETENNYADEIPEKDQPVDPFLVRRAAAYRAYWENQPLRAAQQPSGIDLQLYRRLKWGRLAQFDVLDTRQYRSDQAYGDTAHVPGPESTDPKRTITGATQERWLIDGWNKSDALWNVVPQQVMFAERRLDLNAEAKLSMDAWDGYAASRDRVLAGAASAGVENLMVLTGDVHKSYALDIKEKPGDPDAKTVGTEIVTTSIASGKDGEDKPSNWDTYMQANPHMKFYHGRRGYVTVQYGADQARADFKTVTHVTTPGAPLTTSGSFVTEAGNPGLEPA
- a CDS encoding nuclear transport factor 2 family protein, translated to MPIQVTRLSDPTVRAFVTAVNAHDRKAFEATLAPGATMADDGSERDLADWTEREIFSSHGHMDVASESAGGRALVADYRNDTWGEMRTKWTFSVDDGKITHFETGQA
- a CDS encoding DoxX family protein, encoding MTCYDRKDMGLLLLRLGAGGILAAHGSQKLFGWFGGGGIEGTSSFMESVGYSPGKASAVAAGVGELGSGALLALGLATPAAGGAAMGTMAGASAVLAPKGFWSQSGGYEYPLTLGLIGTTLAVMGPGRLSLDDALRHKLNRGWMVPAALGAAAAAASVVVCSRGAGRSADEGDDGDGDVAVGEGGNGFGELASDD
- a CDS encoding MazG-like family protein, whose product is MDHGQFPVQQGELSSEPSSELSAETLWATIEELHDWLDGNRTLPPSETVLLRVLKLSEEVGEVAQAVIGATGQNPRKGASHTWSDVQAELCDVIITAMVTLRTLTPEAREVFAGHVDRVAQRSRAARGPGAGDEA
- a CDS encoding NAD(P)H-binding protein; this translates as MILVTGATGNIGSALLGELHACGAGPLRGFTRDASRAAFPAEVEAVEGDFAVPESLKAALGGVRSLFLLSRVGPDAESLAAARRAGVEHVVLVSSITVQTHPHLGPADENLTVERLLKDSGMAWTILRPTQFASNALMWAASIRDRETVRAPYADTGLPTIHPADIASVARVALTEPGHPGRTYALTGPEPVTARQQVDAIAAAVRREVPFIEISRQEARAQMVAVFGHEAADAVLDVTGGDVNDELLAVRDTVSQVTGSPGRPFRQWVAENADIFR